ATCTAATCAGGCTGTGTACATCAATGTGTTGAAATTAAGATATGTCGGAGTTGCATCTAATCATCTCCCTTTAACAGGTATTAAAACCAGCATATGTTAAAGCAACAGTATCGGTGTTCTCTCTGAATGATTTTATGATGCTGTCAATGCATGGTGAAGGAACAACTCAACTCAAAACAAGCTACTGAAATGCAAAATCCagttttcattcaaaaaaaagTGTACATCAACAGAAGTAAACAATGGTGAagttgtaaaaataataaaaaaaagcactctttttttaaatccctttttaaattaaatgtgctGAAAAAACATGTTAAGTTTCTCTGTTGCTCCAAAGCAGTTAAGAACTCAAAATACTCCTCATAACAGTAACGTGGCTTCGGTGGATTAGTCAGTATTAGAGGCACATACAATGATAGGGCAGCATAAATATTAGGCAGAGTTCTTAAATACAACTTTTGAGCTGCTATTTAAGCAAGgtaatatttcattatttcaacaTTTCATACTGTTAAGTGGTCATTATAAAAAGAAACCTCCATCATAATGTAGTTTTTTTCTGGTATTGAACAAGAGTGAATTAACAGGACTTTAGAGGTAACTGTGCACCAAGGGCCTTTATGCAAGATGTTATTCTGGAACCCAAATACTGTGCTCTGTTATCACATTTTATGAAGTCCCTCTGTCAGCACTGCACCTGATAGGCAGTGGCAGTGCTGTGAGCTATGATCACAGCAAAGCTCACTGGCTGCCAGCAGAAAAAACAACCATTGGGACATGCCTGAACACTGCTGCCCTGAAACTTGTGATGTCTGTCAGCAAACAACGTATGGCCCGAGAGGTACACTCAAGTCTAATCTTATTCAGGTTCTTGCTGTTTACAGAAGCAGCTTCCTCTCGCATATTTTGAGAATGCCGTTGTTCAGTATTTATCTACCTTCTAGAGGCAGATTTCAATCATTAATACAGTAGGAGAACGTTACGTTTTCattaacctttttttccttgaaatagaAGTCTGACTAACAGCTGTCACCCACACAGCAGAACCTGGGTCCCAGATGCATTGTGGCCCAGGATTCACCTGACATACAGTACTCATGTACAAACTCCCTCTTTAAACTTCTGTTTGCTGCTTCAGTGAATATCTCCCTCCCCCATATCCGTCACAGCAGTGTGTAATTGCTTCACTGCAGAAACGGGACAGATTTGGCATTCCCTCTTTTCAGTTGACTACAGCTTGCACTAGCAGGGAGCTCGGATTCTGCCTGGCTgagtgacagcagcacagcagctccaatCAAGGACTGCTGCCACATGAATACCGGTGCCCCCAGCCCCATCTTAATTAAAGAAATTCAGCAATGAGGTACTGTAGCAGTTGGCCAACCCAGCAATACATACAGATTACAGCAGCAAATTTAGTAATAGTAAACTACATCCGAGTGGTATTTTAAAGGAGAGCAGCCAGCCACAGGCTGTAACTCCCCACTGAAGCACCACCCGCAATCATTTTACGGCCCGTAGAGGTGAAGCCCTCCCGCCCTCCCGCCCGCGGATCAGCACGTTGCTGGCAGGCTCCATCGCTCGCCGTCAGTCCCAGAAGCTGACACGCTCTCGCTCGGGGATGAGGCTCCAGTTGGGCGAGGGCCTGTCGCTCGCCAGCCAGTCAAAGTCATCCACCAGGTTCCAGTTGTTGCTATTTCTATCCAGCCCGGACGACTCGAAGTCCGCCTCGATGCCCGGGTAGCTCCACGCGTAGGGCGCGAAAGACACCTCGCTGCAGTCCTCGATGACGGCCCTGCTGGTCACCTGCACGTAGAAGCGGCTGCCGCGGGTGCGGTGCGTGCGGAGCTGCTGGCAGGCCACCACCAGCTGGCATTCGCTGCAACCGTCCACCAGCACGGAGGTGGAGACGGGCCCGCACAGCACGATGCAGCCGCGGCACTCGCGCACCCGCAGCGTGTTGGGGTTGCCGCGGAGNNNNNNNNNNNNNNNNNNNNNNNNNNNNNNNNNNNNNNNNNNNNNNNNNNNNNNNNNNNNNNNNNNNNNNNNNNNNNNNNNNNNNNNNNNNNNNNNNNNNNNNNNNNNNNNNNNNNNNNNNNNNNNNNNNNNNNNNNNNNNNNNNNNNNNNNNNNNNNNNNNNNNNNNNNNNNNNNNNNNNNNNNNNNNNNNNNNNNNNNNNNNNNNNNNNNNNNNNNNNNNNNNNNNNNNNNNNNNNNNNNNNNNNNNNNNNNNNNNNNNGCTCGGGGCGCGGGCCTGCGCGTCGCTTCGTGCGATGGCTTCGGGACGCCGCGGTCGCGCCGCTTTGTACGCTTCCCCGTGGCCTTCTCTCCCGCAGCGGAGTGGCCGCGGATGCGGTGGCGGTACGGCAGNNNNNNNNNNNNNNNNNNNNNNNNNNNNNNNNNNNNNNNNNNNNNNNNNNNNNNNNNNNNNNNNNNNNNNNNNNNNNNNNNNNNNNNNNNNNNNNNNNNNGGCTGCCGCGCTCCGGCCGTGGTGCGCGCGCTGCGCTTTGTTCCAGGAGGGCGCTCGGGTCTGAGGGACTGTGAGAGCGGCGCCCGTGGGTTGCTGTGTCCTTGCGGTGCAGCTGTGTGAGAGCTACGCAGACGGCTCTACAGGGACGTGGCAGTGGCAAGGAGggccgtgtgtgtgtgtaaattctgtgagagctgccctAGGTAGATGTGCAGTGAGGACTGGCATTGCATCTGGCTGCGGAGCGCAACAGTGACCGTGCTCGTTCTGATGTGCTGCTTGAGAGCGGCACCCTGCTTCAGGGAGCGGTGATTTCTACAAAGAAAGTGAACACCAAGCACGTGTACACACATGAATATAAGTGCAACTCCCCTCCAGGACTATAGCTATCACATGCCTTCCTCCTGCGTTCCAAAATTGCCTATAATAAATCAGTATGCAACCTGAACTATCTGCTCATACCAAATCATAATAAACCCAGAGTAGATATTCCAACTGTGCTGTTAGAAATTACGCCAAAATACAtagtactcttttttttttttttttttttttcttctacaatGAGAAATCAAGGGATGCCAAGGATTGAgggccctggagcgtgtccagagaagggcaacaaagctgtgaaggatcGGGAACACAAGTTTTATGGAGAGTGGATGCAGGAATTAGGTGcgttcagtctggagaagtggAGCTCAGGGCGGATCTTATTGCTCTCCACAACTGCCTGAAAGCAGGGGGTGATGAGGTGGGAGTcgacctcttctcccaggtaactgtAATAGGACGAGAGGGAACTGTCTCAAGTTGCTCTAGGGAATGTTCACTTTGGGctttaggaagaatttctgctCAGAAATAACAGTGAGGCACTAGAACGGACTGCCTaaggaggtggtgaagtcactgtccctggagtgCTCAAGAaaagtggagatgtggcactgagagatgtggtcagtgggcatggtggggatgggttggtggatggaccagatgatcttagtggtctttcccaaccctaatggttctgtgattgtCTGGTAGCAGCAGCACTTTGGAACAGGTTGGTGGAGCCTGCAAGGTGATTTGTATTGCTCTGTTGGAATGGATGCACAATGAACCAGAGATGGTCTATTCCACTGAAATATGGGTGGGTAACATAGTGTTTAATGCATTATAGCACCTGACTGTCTCCATGCTGCAAAAATAATGCGTCCAGAATTTTGCTTCTGAAGAATGAGGttttaaatcttaaaaataaaaagttcctATGTTATAGAAAAGGAGAATGCTCTGTTGTGAAAACGACAAGGATATCTTGAGGCATTCTCACTTGATTTGTTTCTACCGGTGTATTTAGATAATACAGTTATAAAGTCTTCAGCATTTTTGCTAACAGTCAGATCTACTCCTGCAGTACCTGCAGTCATATCAATGTGCGATTGATTCACTGTAAGAAGGAAATAATCcatctttctgtcttgttttgtaAGAAAGGTTTCTAAGTTTCATAACAGGCCTTCTTACTCTCACCAGTGTAGGTAATACCAGTAGGAGCAGTGATGTAATTTCATATCCCATATGTGAGGCTACTCACAGGAATGTgggcttctgtttttttcagtatgtaCAAACACTACTATTATTCCTAAACAGATGCGACCAGGTGGATGACCTGCAGTGctttatatttgaaaagattACAAGCAAATGCTAATATAGGcccttccaaaagaaaaaacaaacagtctATATGCTGTGATACAATGATTAATTATATTCAAGCACCCAGAAAGTGTGGTAGGGTATGGTAAATtgatttattacttttttctcAAGGTGATTGAAGTTTTACATTAACAAGGCCCAGATACACTTGTGAATAGGAGCTTCTGGGAGAGACTGGAGTCTTTTCACATTGCTAACGCATACAAATAGTTTTTGGGTTACAAGTACAATAACCACAGATACAAAGAGGTGGAGTTTATGAccataataaaaaattaaaaagggagTAATAAAATTCTTCCAACCATCTCATCTTGATACTCCAAAATTACTTTCCACATTTGCAATTTGAGGTTTTGGTATAATTGATATTggtatgtgtatgtatgtatttgtggTAATGCAAAGACTGATAATTTTCTTCCTGACTTTGCTGGAAGTAATGATGTTTTAAAGCTGTTTAATGTGCTCCAATATAATCCATAGAAAACAGAAGACTTAAAATTTCCCAAGCTGTAACCTGCCTTATAGCTGCTGCTTGTTGGTAAGCTGCAGCAAGCAGTTTAGCTGCTAGAGAATTTTGGATAAAAGTTAGGTACGCAGTTCTGCCTACATTATAattcattcttttaatttttttttcttgacatcCTTTagtttctctttgctttgaaaGTAGATAATACTCATTTCAGTAAtatcttttcctgttgcttgcTCTATATACTGTTATTTGTCTTAGGTGAAGTTGCAGGTTGCATGTGCTTACATGGATCTAGTGCTGTAGAACTCCAAAAAATGAGCTATAGAACTCATGCTTCTCGGCTTAAATTTGTATCACATGGTTACTGCCCTCCCAGCCTACCTACCTGGAAATACTGTACTGATTAAAACTAATTATTACTGATCTATACTGACTCAACAGAATTAACTCATGGTCTCCTTGAAATGAAGTATACTGCATAGTTAGAGTGAAGATTCAAGATCCTGTCTCAGTTGagcattattttaataagaGAGGTAAATAAACACAAGAGCAACAGGAGCAACTGAGTGTCTGTTAAGAATACATGCAAGGGA
This genomic stretch from Meleagris gallopavo isolate NT-WF06-2002-E0010 breed Aviagen turkey brand Nicholas breeding stock chromosome 2, Turkey_5.1, whole genome shotgun sequence harbors:
- the TBCC gene encoding tubulin-specific chaperone C encodes the protein LRGNPNTLRVRECRGCIVLCGPVSTSVLVDGCSECQLVVACQQLRTHRTRGSRFYVQVTSRAVIEDCSEVSFAPYAWSYPGIEADFESSGLDRNSNNWNLVDDFDWLASDRPSPNWSLIPERERVSFWD